TGCCACCAATgtgctgcttgttgatgaAAATGTTTGGCACCGTCCTCTGGCCGGTGATCTTGGCGAGCGCGGCCTGGatgtcgtcgccgtcgtccTCCTGGTTGAGCTCGATGGCCTTGTACTTGGCGTTGTAGGAGTCGAGGAGgcgcttggtgttgttgcagTAGGGGCAGTAGGACTTGCTAAAGACCACTGTTTTTTTGCGCGCAATACATCCATGGTTAGCAATCTATTATCAACGGCAAGGGTTAGGGGCGCATATAGAGGGTCAACTACGTACTGACAGCATTGTCATCGATCAACTGCTGGGCTTTCTTCTGGGCGGCGTCCatggttgctggtgaggttgCTGAGAAGAATCTgcgaaagaagaaggacatgGAAAGACAAAGTGCGGGGAACTCTCGAGTTAAGAGGAGGTCTTGGAAAcggagagaggggggtgttggaaaaaaaaaaaggctgaAATGGGATATGCAAACAAGAGAGGCAGCTGTTTTGGAATGGAGGGGACGAACGGTACAAAAAAAGCGGTTGCGACAATGGATTGTAGACTCGCAAACTACTACAGAGTAGGGACTGTAGAATCTCCACATACTACCCCGGGATATTAGATGGCGGGATGATGGAGCGGATCGGACGGATTTGTCAACCTTCCTTGTCTTGACACTGCTCAGACATTCTGTAGTATGGGGTTGATTATTCAGGATATGAACCTTATGCTATTACAGCAAATATGCTACAGAATCCTAGATAAGAAGTATTTGGAATTGCTGATGGGTTTTGCGGAGAGGCTTTCTTTGTTCGACAAGTCTCGCAATTTGAGATCCGTGCTTCCGCTTGGGATTGCGACGAGGGGCAGCCCCGATTTCCAATGACGCAAGTGATCTGTGCGTAAGCGATAAGATAAGCCTGTTGAGATCAACCCCACCTTGGGATCTCTCAACGTCAACGATGAAATGGGCACATGAGGACATGTGAAACATCAAGCTGAGAAGTGCCTGCTTGGTTCTGGGAATACATTCGTTATGGAATTTTTCCGAGCAGCAGCCTGATCACA
The sequence above is a segment of the Podospora pseudocomata strain CBS 415.72m chromosome 2 map unlocalized CBS415.72m_2, whole genome shotgun sequence genome. Coding sequences within it:
- the TTR1_1 gene encoding Glutaredoxin (EggNog:ENOG503P6QI; COG:O): MWRFYSPYSVVVCESTIHCRNRFFCTVRPLHSKTAASLVCISHFSLFFFPTPPSLRFQDLLLTREFPALCLSMSFFFRRFFSATSPATMDAAQKKAQQLIDDNAVMVFSKSYCPYCNNTKRLLDSYNAKYKAIELNQEDDGDDIQAALAKITGQRTVPNIFINKQHIGGNSDLEAVASKGKDGKKLEELLKEAGAL